CTCCTTTCCTATCAATGAGTTCTGACCCTTTTGTCCAAAGTTTCTTCGCTTCCCTCATATTTATTCACCGCAGGTAAGAAACTATAATAGGCAACATGTTATGAAAAACAGCACAAATCTCATTTAAGCAAGCTAAATGGATCATCAACAAAGGATCTCTAGAAGAGTGAAAACCTTATAAGTTGACCTACAAACAAGATAATGTAATCGTTATAATCTTGCACttagaaactacaaattttcaatttttctttttcctatgtTTCAGTAAGTAGACGGGTGTATATAAATTTTATAGGCAGAAAGTTATTAAAAGCCTATTGATCTTTCCATGCAGAAGGTATTTCCCAAAGCTTCACAGAATTAAAAGGCTTAGGCCAATCTTGAATAATGCAAGTCCAGCCTAGAAGGAAACCAGAACTTTAGAGGAAAAGCTTCAAATGAAAACATATGAAAGCTACTACTGCACCAACTGAACTTGCATACATACCGCACTTCTTTGCTGATTCAGACCGCCATTGCACCTAACACGCAAATAACCATTGGTTTGTTTAGGAGGAGCTGTAGAGAgaaggagggggggggggggggttagcATCCTAAGCTATACATGATTCTAGATATTCAACAAGAAAACCATACTTATCCACAAAAACTATGTGAAAACACATACTGGGCCAATCAGAACGTGGGGCAGATGATGCTCTCCAACCACCAGAGGGAGCATTTTCCCAGAGAGTATCTACATTAATCTGTGTATATGGTAAAGATGAGAACATGCCAGAAGATCTACTGTTCCATATCAAAAGCAACTGAAATACTCTATTTAAAAGCTAGAACTTCATCACCTCCAAACCTCAATTTCCTTTCACTGTTTTTTATCCACCCCATAAGCAAAGGTCATACCAAATTGATCAAATACGAGCACCTAAACTCTGGAATTTTCTTGCCCGCATACGCACTCTCTCATTAGCTAAAAGCAAACTCATATAGCAACACTAAATAATGGGAATATACAAGAATCTCCTCTATTTTCGAGTAAACATtggaacttaaaaaaaaaggatataaaTCTTTACCAACTGCATATTACAGCTTATTGATGTAAagcttaaaaaaagaaaaaacacgtACACATACACACAAAGAATCCCAAGATCAACTAAGTATTTCAGCTAGTTAAATCAGCGAAATACTAGACTTCATAAAAGTAACCAACTTTTAATCACTGAACTACAGTTAACTAACTACATTAAGTTCAGATAATGCCAAAATAACTTTTTCccagaaaaatggaaagaattaCCTCCGATCGCGAAGGAGAAGAACTCGAACTCTTCAAAGTGGAAACAAGCGACACCATACAGATGACTAGTACAACAGCCGCGATTGCCAGCTTGCCAAACATCCCCTTAACTCCTCCATTCGATTGCTTGAGAAGATGATGGTACCGATGTCCATGCCTGCAAATTTTTACACAGAAAATTCTCAGATCCGAATCAAATAACTGAGCTTAATCAACAGACATCTACAGCGAAATGCTGAATTTACCTTCTCATTGGCGGTGATAATCAGAGAGAAGTGCGTGTTTATGCGTGAGAGAGAAAATTTGTCCGGGGAAAGGAGTTTTTGACTGAGAATGTGGAGAGAATGGATTTGTCGGAGGGGCTGAGAGATCTAATCTAATCATATGGGTACGGGAGAAGATATCATCAAAACTTCAGGCActcaaaaataaatcaaattaaatcTAAGATTGGCCCAAGGGGTTATTTATGCAAATAGCTTACATTTTTAACCAAAATTAAATAAGTATAAAAATTTTTACCCTATCCTATAAAATAGAAACAGAAATTCATTTATAAAAAAGCTAATATCAAAAAACAATAATTCTTGCCTTTGATTTTGGTGCAATTATGGAATTATTTTACTTTCTAAATGATTTGATGTGCTACATTCGTATGATTTTGCTTTACACATAAATTTTATTTGTCTACACTAACTCAATGATAACAATAACTATGTATATAAATGCATATTAAATCTTAAACCTAGTATAATAATCGCATCAAATTGCACCAATGGCTAATCATAATTGCTATGGTAAAGTTAAACAGCCTTGTTTGGCAGCcaagttttttgtcaagtttgtttgctacaagttttttaaaaattttagctaCAGTAAtctaaaaaacttttcaaaatttttaaactatgcACTTCaaatagtaaaaaaattttaaaaacttttacaataaagttttagacaaatatccaaaaaaattcacttgccaAACGGTGCTATGTGACGTGAACTCGGATATGCAAGTATAGTAGACATAGGTACTATACTATAAAATCAAGAATCAGAGACAAACGCGATAGGGTAAAGTAAAGAATCCGATTAATGTTAGACGTTAAGTTGGATTGTTGCATTGCCATAGGTAATGCTTGTTTTAATAGTCCTCTTGATAATAGGCCTCGGGATGTTGTTTTTGTCAAAGAAAAGATGCACTAACAACTAGCTAACATGGTCTCCAAGTTATAGAAGTTGATTGAACACGAAAGTAAGCCAAGAAGTAAGAATTTATGCAACTTGGTCCAATGGAGGCACGCCATGTCCGGCAGTTTTTTTCCTGGAGTAATTTCggaggggactgaaccaccaccgAACCAGACGAGTGCACTATACACCCGTCTGGATTTTCCAAACAAGGCCACATTTAATTGTGGCAAATTGGTGGGAATATGACAAATTGGTAGGAGACAAGGTTTGAACCCTTGGCACCCATCCCACCAAACCTTAATGCATTGGTGGTGGCCACCAACCCAAAGGCATGTCTGGTAGTTTATGAGTCCAGTGAAATCCAAGAGACCGATTTAAGGGTCCATTTCCTTGATATGGACTTCAATCAAATATTATCGAAATTTCTTGGATATATACCTTGAATTGATTAAATAGATATCTGAATTTTAGGTGCATTAATAAAAGGATCAATATTTATTTGAAGTTGCAATATTTCATATTATGCCCCCTCCTAATTTTAAGTTTATTAATAAAACATAGGGTTGGCATCCTTCTTCCTCCATGGGGTTTGCCACATAAAATAAATCACCATTTGGTTTTGAAATTACTTTCATTGTGGTTTCGTGTTCTTAATTAACCGATATGAATCACATTTCAACTTGAATAAAATGGTTAAATGACACTCGATTAGAGGAgtagaaagggaaaagaaatagACATAACCATGTAAGCACAAACTCACTCATTTGTGTCGTATATCCAACCGTAATAATGTATACATCttcagtatatataagatttactatatatatatatatatataacaaatgTATGGATCAATTGTATTAAAAGCTAATTGTACATGTTCCAAACCtaacaagaaagaaaatggcAGATTgaattaaaagtaaataaataaagggtATCCTCCACCTcgccttttcttgttttcttgacttttgTTGCACGCTATTACCTACTCAATGGATGCACTGAGTCCAAGCCAATACATAGAAATAAAGCGCCCTGGATGGGAGTTTATCTATCAATCAAATCAGCATTATCAAGACTTTAATTAACTTTGGTCGAAGGCTAAGACTTTATAATCGCAATTATTCCGCTTGCCGTAAATGCAAAGGAGGCTTTTCTTCTACTTTATATGTGGTAAACTTTTGGGGTCAACATTGAATTTGCATACTCTTTCCGTTCCCATGACCAAATTTTCCTTGGATAAGTGTAGTGGAGTAATATGTTCGCACATTAAATTGGGCAACCTGGTGAAACTGCTCCTAAGACGTGTCCTTGTTGAATCAATAGTTGCAGTGGTCCTCAGCGCAAGTAGAATCAGTGGAAACCTAGCAACGGCGTGGTTCTATGAGCTTAATCTTTAATTGGATTAGGTAGAGTTTGAATCTAAACATTAGGCTCAAATTAAAAATGAACTGAACTTGGGCCATATTAGACTTAGACTCGATTAAAGCATAGCCCGTATACAAgtataattatacatatatataatatatacaataaTATATAATCTTTAGAATTATACATAGAATGTTAATAACATAAAATGTTAATAATTTACATATAAATTTATTGTAATTCATGATtatcaaatatatattttatataattatatgttCAATTATGAGTTTGGGTCGAACCCTATTTGAGTTGAAACTCATATAAAAAGGTGAGTTGAACTCGAACATTTTAATTTGAACTCGAAATCTGAAAGCCCAAAGCTCGAAAACCCTCTTTTATTTGTGAGCCAACCTCCTCTACCAAATCCTAGCTTTAGTTTGATTTTAATTATGTTCTAGATATAAAGGCTgacatatttcaaaaaaaaaaaaaagatataaggCTGACATAGTACATTATTttgtgaaattaaaataaaattttcctcCCAACCATGTTAAATAAAAAGAGCTAAATGTGAAGCACCATAATGGGAGACATTTGGAGTACGTGAAGCAAATCATTCCCATTTTTCTTACAGGTAGAATCTTACATTTATTTTTACAAATTGAAATGGTTGTTTTAATTCCAATAAGGAAAGCAGTGCATAATCAAAATAACTTTACATACCCGGTTCAGGTCTATATGCAGTATCAATAGCGGGCAAAAAAGCTAAATTCAAGTAATATTGAAAGAGCatcaataaaaaagaaaaaaaaaaaaatctcacatCCTTTAAGGGGTCCTGGGTTGTAATCATCCTTCCTCCTCTCCTAACTTCTTAATTTGGGTACTCATATTACATGACCATGAGATTCGTTGCATGTATTTTTCAGCCAATGCGTAGGGATATGGGGAGCTTAGTAGAAAAATTAACTACATTTGTTGAAGTTGTATAATTGCCTTTTTAATCGTAATGTCAAGTGCTTAACGTTACTTTCTGCGCAATTTAGAGTCATAACTACAACTCAAAACACTTAATTAGGGTCATATTTAAGTGCCCATCACATAAGAAAATAAGTTTTCGTAGTTGTAACAATAATATATCTTATATTATACAACGACACCATCCATACTTTCTTGGTTGATCAGATATACGAGAAAATTCGACTTTTATAATAGACCTGTACTTTGCAGCTAAATTCAGCAACCTAAATATTATGTATGTTTAGATTCTATAGCAACACAATGAAAATTTCTATAGTCCCCTTAAGAAACCATTCCTTCAATTTTTATGTATTCAGTGATTGCTAGATTATTCAGGGTGTGATAGTTGTTTACATTATAAATGATTGAATATAttacaattcaaaagtcaaaacaaaaaatcCAATTGTGAATCTAAAATTGAGGGTGTGATaccaaaaaataacaatattaTCTCCCACCAAACACATATTCATATAAATTGATTTCGGTTGTATTGATTACTTGATCTCTACCTAAAGATATATAATTTTAGATAAATTATCTTTAGCCCCTTTAGTTTGGTGCTTTACTATATAAACCCTTatggtttatatatatataacacctCTTCAtagtttgaattaaagtgtcacGATTAGTCTTtctattaaaattaacaatcaatagtaaaaaatcaaagtcaacctaataaattgacaaattcaccctttcactactttttttttctttttttccttatcTTTTGGGAAGAGAAGAGATGATTCTGAAAACCTATACATTGGCCTACAAATCTcaattttcttcaaatataaaAGAGATGGAaggaaattaaaaattaaataaataagaaacaaaaaagatggaagggaaatatagaacaaataaataagaaacaaaaagtaCTAAATCTTTTTTTACTACAAATATCATTATAGTTTTTATACTAAATCTTTAATGATATTTTGTAgttcttatttatctatttttattcaatttcttcttttttatgtttggagggaaaaaaattaatgaaagggtaaatttatcaatttattagtttgattttgactttttactaTTGATCGTAAGTTTTAATGAATGCTAAAACTAACATTGACACTTTAAACCAAATCATAAGAGAGTGACATATGAATTTTTAAACAATAGAGGGTTATGTGATAAAGTACCAAACTACAAGAGAGTAAAAAGTAATTTGTCCTAATTTTTATCCAAAGGCTTTGACCATTAGTATGTgaatattttattcatttattgcAGCCTGATTGCCTAACGTACGGGATATGTTACCTGCTGATCTAGCCATGATATCTCCACACTGACTAGAATTATGGTCAGGCCAAGTAAGTGAACTTCTTTTCAGTATTTAGCAACTTGAACTAAACTAAAGGGTTTACATTTCAGGCTTATTTATATGCACTTTACGAGATAAGTTCATTGCCCGGCTCTcttttttggttatttagtaCTATTTCTCCATTCTCATGCTCAACATGACTTCTAAGTCATTTGAATCTAACTGCTTTCAAGATTTTCTTGAATCTCTTCCCAAAGAGATCTTTTGGGAGAGCTTTGATATCTATCAATGGAAAGGTTTTTGGTTTCAACCTTTCATTCTTCAATCCACCATAGCTTTATCAACTGAATTTGTCCCGCGTGACGATGATATCATATTAGCTTCATCTCTCAAAGTTGGGACTACATGGCTTAAGGCCCTTTGTTTGAGCATCAACAATGGTGcggatcaagaaaatgaagatattCTCACGAAGGGCAGTCCACATTTATTTGTTCCAACTATTGAGTCTATGGTCTTTGTTCCTAACTCAGATTCTGTGCTTTCTGGTATGGCTTCTCCAAGACTTCTTCACACACATTTACCTTATAGTCTTCTTCCTGATTCAATGAAGAACTCAGGTTGCAAAATTGTTTACCTTACTCGAAATCCTAAAgacacttttatctcattttggCACTATTTCAATAGCACCAAAGTTGACACATGTGGTACAGAAAGACCACTTGTAATTGGCATCAAACAACAAATTTCTTTGGAGAAAGCATTTGAGTCCTTCTGCAATGGAACTTACCTTTATGGACCTATTTTTGATCATGCCTTGGAGTATCATAAAGAAAGCTCAAAGATGCCTCAGAAGATATTGTTCATGAAGTACGAAGAGCTAAAGAAGGACCCAAAAGGGCAACTGAAAAAACTTGCTTCATTCCTCGGGAAACCATTTACTGAGGAggaaaaagtggacaaaatTCTGTGGAGGTGTAGCCTGGAGAGACTCAAGAACTTGGAGGTTAACAAGAATGGGGTAAATCCATGGAATTGGTTGGATAATAGTGGCTATTTCAGGCTTGGTGTCACTGGGGATTCGAAGAATTATCTAACAGCAGAGATGGAGGAGCGTCTTGATCAAATTGCCCGCACGAAGCTGGAAGCATCTGGACTTGATCTTGATGCATGACGAACACCAGAAATGCGGCACCTGATGTTTAGGCATGCAATATGTGTTCCTTCTCTTCTGTACAATTCCATACGATCGACAATAAAATACTGGAATTTGTCACAATAGTAAATCTTTCACACGGTACAAGTGAAGTTTATTTGTACAAACTGGCCCGGAATAATGCCATTGTAGCAATAAAACTCGTATTCTCTTTCAAGTTACTAACATGCACAATTTCATTACATAAGAAAAATCGAGGTTTTAGgttaattttgaaaagaaaatatcAAGAACCATTtcgcttcattatttcctcaggcCATATTCTATCATGTTTTGAAAGCTTGCTGTTAGCTGATGGTTCTTATTggcaaaaatgaaagaaaaattatcAAACTATTCATAAACAGGCAATAGCGAATCATAGTTCAAAACGAAGCATCTAAATTAAAAGAATTTACTAAACAAAAATATAAGCTCTCTCTTAATGGCTAAAGTAATACAATTTTAGAAGTgattatgattttcaaaatctcGTAAAAATGTAAATTGTAATATTCCTTAGCTGAATAACTTCTTTTAAGTGTGTAAAATCTACTTAAAGCAAGAGATAATtacagaaacctcccctgataCTTGTGACAATTAGAGTTAGCACCCTTTATGTTTAATAATTACACAAACCTCTCCTGATATTTATGACAATTAGAGTTAGCACCCTTGatgtttaaaaattacacatccCTCACTTGAATAGTAGCTTTGATATGTGTAAGAAAATCCTTATACATATCTCAAATTGCTCTTAAGGATTTTTATTTTGGTTCAAATCAatatcattaattttttttcctccaagtCCCAAATATTTGGCGTTGTCTAAGGTTTAAATCATTTTCTCCATATTCATTTAGCAAAATTTACTATTGCATACTTGTATTTGCAATAGTTTTATTGAACTTTGGtgggagaaaaaaagagaataaattaGAAGAATGAAAGATCAGAAAATTTAGGGGCATGACAGAAGCTGAAATATGTCAGATATGAAGATTGTGATTATGGTAAAGAATAAAAAACTTGGACATACAAAAGAAATGGATTAATTTGGAGAATAAATGGTAGTGGTGCTGATAAAACTATTTAGTGAAGGGAAATGCTTGGTAGTGAGTTTTTTAAGTTTGGATAGCCATTTGATTTTTTTActacaatttttccttttgaaaaaaataaattggCCACTATTTTTGCAGAGGATGATTATCATTCTTTTAGGAAGGTTATTGTATACATTCTAAGTCAAGAAGAGAGGTAGgtataatatttaaaattagAGGAGCTTTAAGTGAAATTGTTGAAAGTTTCGTGGGAGGTTCTGAAGTTATCCCTTAAAGAAATTGCAAATCATCAGGTACAACAATTACGAAATGTGATAGGCAATTCTATGCAACCCTTATTAGCAAATAAATTGAATCAAAATCTAATTGTGAAATTACTAGGAATACTAGCTAGTTTGGTTTTACAAGGATTGCGTGATTTCACTATTTGATCGGTCAAAAATCTATAAAAATTTACGTAACATTCTTGCAAACTGCCGTGCTAGTCAAGTAAAGGGTTTTACCAAACTGATGTCTCAAGAGtacttgtttcaaaaaaaaaaaaaaaaaagatttcaagtgtatttatataataAGTTAAGAGTGTTCTAGTTATAACAAATATCCCAAGAATACAggttaaaaaaaatagatttttcTAATAGGTACCTATTAAGTATAAACACGCATAAATTTCACCTAATCTGTTATGTATATACACATATTAATAATTAGTATTCTTtcttatatttatacatttttttaattaattc
This Coffea arabica cultivar ET-39 chromosome 3e, Coffea Arabica ET-39 HiFi, whole genome shotgun sequence DNA region includes the following protein-coding sequences:
- the LOC113736717 gene encoding cytosolic sulfotransferase 5-like, which produces MTSKSFESNCFQDFLESLPKEIFWESFDIYQWKGFWFQPFILQSTIALSTEFVPRDDDIILASSLKVGTTWLKALCLSINNGADQENEDILTKGSPHLFVPTIESMVFVPNSDSVLSGMASPRLLHTHLPYSLLPDSMKNSGCKIVYLTRNPKDTFISFWHYFNSTKVDTCGTERPLVIGIKQQISLEKAFESFCNGTYLYGPIFDHALEYHKESSKMPQKILFMKYEELKKDPKGQLKKLASFLGKPFTEEEKVDKILWRCSLERLKNLEVNKNGVNPWNWLDNSGYFRLGVTGDSKNYLTAEMEERLDQIARTKLEASGLDLDA